Sequence from the Malaciobacter pacificus genome:
TTTATTTTCTAAACTAAAAAATGAGATTACAAGTGAAAACATCAAATTACTTAATCCTTTTAAAAGAATTGTAACACCAATTGTTCCCAATAATATTTCTGTTGTAGTAAATATATCAGAATTTAAAGTAAAGAAAATTAAAGTAGCAAAAAAACCAGTAGCTATATATACTCTAAATATGCCACTATTCAGTACTGATTGTGAAAATCTCTCAACTACCATGATTTTCTAAATCCTAAACAATTATAAGTAACTAATACTTGTAATTTGTACACTTAAACTAAACCTTAATGAATATTTTTTAGTATTAAATCTATTATCATCTGCAATTGTTTTGTTGATTCGTCTCCTAAAAACTCTTTAGAGAATAACTTTCTCAATCTACCTGTAGTAGTTATATTTGCAGATGTAGACACATTTCCTATATATTCTACCATAAAATCTTCGTTTAGTCTATTCTTTTTAGCCAAATTAACTAAAGAATTTGCTATAGTTTCACCTATTTGATAACTTTTTGTATGATTAAAACATAGCATTAATTTATTTTTTTCTAAAGACAACATTTTCATCAAAGAATAAACGTCTGTTAAAGCACTAGGATCAGTTGTAGTAAGAGCTAAAATATTATCAGAAATTGATAAGAACTCTTTAACATAATCATTTAATCCAGCCCCTGTATCAATTAATAATATGTCAAACCTATTTAAAGCTACAACATCTTTTACAACTCTAGAAAAAATAAAACTATTTGTATTACTAGTATATTGATAACCACTTTTACCTGCTATTAAAGAGACATTAGGGTAAGGTGTTTTTAAGATTACCTCATCTAAAGTTTTAACTCCGTCTATATAATCAAAAAAACTACTTTGTGGTTTAATATTAAATAGAACCTGCATATTTGCTAATCCTATGTCTGCATCTAGCACTGCTACATTAAAACCTCTTTTTGCTAGTAAAAAAGCTATATTTGCTGTGAAAGTAGTCTTTCCTACACCACCTTTTCCTGAAGTTATTGTTATAAGTTTTGTTTTAGAATATGAATTGTTACGTACTTTATTTGTTAATTTTATAAGCTTGCTAGCTTGTGATGATATTGTGTCAAACAATATTATCTCCTAACACATGAATTATTCATAAAACAATCAATTAAAAATGTTGAATCAGAAACTATTAAATCATCTGGTACATTTTGTCCAATAGAAAAGTATGTAATAGATTTTTTAGTTTTATGAGCAAAAGATATAAGATTACCAAAACTTTTTGTTTCGTCAAGTTTAGTGAATGTTAGAAAATCAACTCCTAACCTAGAATAATTTTTATAAATATCAAGTAGATCACTTTGTTTTACATTAGCAGGCATTACTAAAATTTTTTCAATAGGTAATTCTTCAACTTTTTTTTGATAATCATTAATCAATTCAATCTTATCAACATCATATTGAGATGAACCTGCTGTGTCTATAAAAATATAATGACAATCCTTTAATCTTAAAAGTGCTTCACTTAATTCTTCAGGTTTTTTAACAATCTCTAAAGGCAGCCTCATAATATTAGTGTATGCCTGTAGTTGTTCAATAGCACCAACTCTAAATGAGTCCAGTGTAACTATACCGACTTTATAATTTTGACCTAACTTATATGCATATCTTGCAGCTAATTTAGAGATTGTAGTTGTTTTTCCTACACCTGTTGGACCTATCATCATAATTATTTTTCTTTGATGCTTTCTTAGTGGTAATTCGTGCTTAATTGGAATTACCCTTCTTAATATTAATTTAAAAAAATCATTAACTTTCTTAGGATTAGATTTTAAAGAAACAGGTAGTTGTCTGATAGTTTTTTTCATAATGGTATAAGTCATCTCAGGATCAAACTCATTTTGTTCAAAAAGATTATAAATAGAAATAAATTCAGGAGGAATATTTAAATCGTA
This genomic interval carries:
- a CDS encoding P-loop NTPase, whose protein sequence is MFDTISSQASKLIKLTNKVRNNSYSKTKLITITSGKGGVGKTTFTANIAFLLAKRGFNVAVLDADIGLANMQVLFNIKPQSSFFDYIDGVKTLDEVILKTPYPNVSLIAGKSGYQYTSNTNSFIFSRVVKDVVALNRFDILLIDTGAGLNDYVKEFLSISDNILALTTTDPSALTDVYSLMKMLSLEKNKLMLCFNHTKSYQIGETIANSLVNLAKKNRLNEDFMVEYIGNVSTSANITTTGRLRKLFSKEFLGDESTKQLQMIIDLILKNIH
- the flhF gene encoding flagellar biosynthesis protein FlhF gives rise to the protein MNMLSFLGETPTIALRLAQEKCGEEAIVVSTKKISNAKESGKDMYEVVVAIEEEGKNFNHTKSINIAQKDTLISNPKPIQTNVYDFREEILKMQAALEQVQKSLWNPKSQLYDLNIPPEFISIYNLFEQNEFDPEMTYTIMKKTIRQLPVSLKSNPKKVNDFFKLILRRVIPIKHELPLRKHQRKIIMMIGPTGVGKTTTISKLAARYAYKLGQNYKVGIVTLDSFRVGAIEQLQAYTNIMRLPLEIVKKPEELSEALLRLKDCHYIFIDTAGSSQYDVDKIELINDYQKKVEELPIEKILVMPANVKQSDLLDIYKNYSRLGVDFLTFTKLDETKSFGNLISFAHKTKKSITYFSIGQNVPDDLIVSDSTFLIDCFMNNSCVRR